Proteins encoded together in one Papaver somniferum cultivar HN1 unplaced genomic scaffold, ASM357369v1 unplaced-scaffold_21, whole genome shotgun sequence window:
- the LOC113339267 gene encoding chitin-binding lectin 1-like has product MSFKSSPIGFSLLVLGILALNAYSERASAQATCQPGQQGWTYPLTLTCSGCDLKCKMICAFKPYTKFCNGNPGWFTQGCLCCCGAASPVPVPPSPPPPSPPPPPPPRDPRDLCFPTEISHSYATPACPTCSTPCNCGPGVTPTMNNVCVNNYCSCCCP; this is encoded by the exons ATGTCTTTCAAGAGTTCTCCAATTGGTTTTAGTTTGTTGGTTTTGGGGATTCTTGCTCTGAATGCATACTCAG AGAGGGCATCGGCACAAGCAACTTGCCAACCTGGGCAACAAGGGTGGACTTACCCCCTAACCCTAACATGTTCTGGATGTGATCTTAAATGTAAAATGATTTGTGCCTTTAAGCCATATACCAAGTTCTGCAATGGCAATCCAGGCTGGTTTACACAAGGATGTTTGTGTTGTTGTGGAGCAGCAAGCCCTGTCCCTgttccaccatcaccaccacctccatctccaccaccaccaccacccccaaGAGATCCACGAGATTTATGCTTTCCCACTGAAATTTCTCACTCGTACGCAACCCCCGCTTGCCCCACATGTTCAACACCATGTAATTGTGGTCCAGGTGTAACTCCAACAATGAATAATGTGTGCGTTAACAATTACTGCAGCTGTTGTTGCCCGTAA